The following proteins are co-located in the Burkholderia sp. HI2500 genome:
- a CDS encoding FAD binding domain-containing protein: MEAISYERATDVAGAVRAAQRPGAAFIGGGTNLLDLMKGGVARPVTLIDITHIAGLDTVEALPGGGVRIGALVRNSDAADHPRLRADYPLLSQALLAGASAQLRNMATVGGNLMQRTRCPYFYDPAFAQCNKREPGSGCAAIGGHNRMHAILGASPQCVAVNQSDMSVALAALDAVVQVSGPRGARQIPIASFHRLPGDRPDLDTALEPGELITAVDLPPPRFADHAHYLKVRDRASYAFALVSVAAALRMDGPRVADARIALGGVAHKPLRAMEAEAHLAGRTPTDATLREAAALALRDARPLDGNGFKVALAQRAIVRAVEMAAATTGGAA, from the coding sequence ATGGAAGCGATCTCCTACGAACGCGCGACCGACGTCGCCGGCGCCGTGCGCGCGGCGCAGCGGCCCGGCGCCGCCTTCATCGGCGGCGGCACGAACCTGCTGGACCTGATGAAGGGCGGCGTCGCGCGGCCCGTCACGCTCATCGACATCACGCACATCGCGGGCCTCGATACGGTCGAGGCGCTGCCCGGCGGCGGCGTGCGCATCGGCGCGCTCGTGCGCAACAGCGATGCGGCCGATCATCCGCGCCTGCGCGCCGACTATCCGCTGCTGTCGCAGGCGCTGCTCGCCGGCGCGTCCGCGCAATTGCGCAACATGGCGACCGTCGGCGGCAACCTGATGCAGCGCACGCGCTGCCCGTATTTCTACGATCCCGCGTTCGCGCAATGCAACAAGCGCGAGCCGGGCAGCGGCTGCGCGGCGATCGGCGGCCACAACCGGATGCACGCGATCCTCGGCGCCAGCCCCCAGTGCGTGGCGGTGAACCAGTCGGACATGAGCGTCGCGCTCGCCGCGCTCGACGCCGTCGTGCAGGTGAGCGGCCCGCGCGGCGCGCGGCAGATTCCGATCGCATCGTTTCACCGCTTGCCGGGCGATCGTCCCGACCTCGACACGGCGCTCGAGCCGGGCGAGCTGATCACCGCGGTGGACTTGCCGCCGCCGCGCTTCGCCGACCATGCGCACTATCTGAAGGTGCGCGATCGCGCGAGCTATGCGTTCGCGCTGGTGTCGGTCGCGGCCGCGCTGCGGATGGACGGCCCGCGCGTCGCCGACGCGCGGATCGCGCTCGGCGGCGTCGCGCACAAGCCGTTGCGTGCGATGGAGGCGGAAGCGCATCTCGCGGGCCGCACGCCGACCGACGCGACGTTGCGCGAGGCGGCCGCGCTGGCGTTGCGCGACGCGCGGCCGCTCGACGGCAATGGCTTCAAGGTCGCGCTCGCGCAGCGGGCGATCGTCCGTGCGGTCGAAATGGCAGCCGCCACGACGGGAGGTGCCGCATGA
- a CDS encoding (2Fe-2S)-binding protein, with amino-acid sequence MSSDRSDSPSAEPARDAAPSPLGPGHSAAPRLPHDTPSSAARRRFLQSAAAAATVSAASHVHPPPSYAASTPAAPRRDPVPAQPVRLDINGRAYTLQLEPRVTLLDALREYAGLTGTKKGCDRGQCGACTVLVDGRRINACLTLAVMHEGARITTVEGLARGGVLSPVQRAFVECDAFQCGYCTSGQLCSATALLDEFAAGAGSAATDDVRRRPAQLSDDEIRERMSGNLCRCGAYPNIVAAVRAAHAARG; translated from the coding sequence ATGTCCAGCGATCGATCCGATTCTCCGTCTGCCGAACCGGCGCGCGATGCCGCCCCGTCGCCGCTCGGGCCCGGCCATTCAGCGGCGCCGCGGTTGCCGCACGACACGCCGTCCAGTGCCGCGCGGCGCCGCTTCCTGCAATCCGCGGCGGCGGCCGCGACCGTCAGCGCCGCATCGCACGTTCATCCGCCGCCGTCGTACGCGGCATCCACGCCGGCCGCGCCCCGCCGCGATCCGGTGCCGGCGCAGCCCGTGCGTCTCGACATCAACGGGCGCGCGTACACGCTGCAGCTCGAACCGCGCGTCACGCTGCTCGACGCACTGCGCGAATACGCCGGGCTCACGGGCACGAAGAAGGGCTGCGATCGCGGGCAGTGCGGCGCGTGCACGGTGCTCGTCGACGGGCGGCGCATCAACGCATGCCTGACGCTCGCGGTGATGCACGAAGGCGCACGAATCACGACCGTCGAAGGGCTGGCGCGCGGCGGCGTGCTGAGCCCGGTGCAGCGCGCATTCGTCGAATGCGATGCGTTCCAGTGCGGCTACTGCACGTCCGGCCAGCTCTGCTCGGCGACCGCGCTGCTCGACGAGTTCGCGGCGGGGGCCGGGAGCGCCGCCACCGACGACGTGCGGCGCCGTCCCGCGCAGCTGTCGGACGACGAGATCCGCGAGCGCATGAGCGGCAACCTGTGCCGCTGCGGCGCGTACCCGAACATCGTCGCCGCCGTGCGCGCCGCGCACGCGGCGCGCGGCTAG
- a CDS encoding RBBP9/YdeN family alpha/beta hydrolase gives MRACSKSAWPPRLVTVPGLHGSEGAHWQTLLERQFPRSLRVEQDDWDAPDLARWAQSVRALLDRERGPFVLAAHSFGCLATAHALTQWPHTGDVAGVLLVAPASPKKFTFAGPFDARRLAVPSIVIGSETDPWMPLGDARTLAQHLGSAFVNLGDAGHINTAAGFGPWPRAKYFIDTLVHCAAPLRFRDADDGFETALVDRALAHAV, from the coding sequence ATGCGCGCATGCAGCAAATCGGCGTGGCCGCCGCGGCTCGTCACCGTTCCGGGCCTGCACGGCAGCGAAGGCGCTCACTGGCAGACCTTGCTCGAACGGCAGTTCCCGCGCTCGCTGCGCGTCGAGCAGGACGACTGGGATGCGCCCGATCTCGCGCGCTGGGCGCAATCGGTGCGCGCATTGCTCGACCGCGAACGCGGCCCGTTCGTGCTGGCCGCGCACAGCTTCGGCTGCCTCGCGACCGCCCATGCGCTCACGCAGTGGCCGCATACGGGCGATGTCGCGGGCGTGTTGCTCGTCGCGCCCGCCAGTCCGAAGAAATTCACGTTTGCCGGGCCGTTCGACGCGCGCCGGCTCGCCGTGCCGTCGATCGTGATCGGCAGCGAAACCGATCCGTGGATGCCGCTCGGCGACGCGCGCACGCTCGCGCAGCACCTGGGCAGCGCGTTCGTGAACCTCGGCGACGCGGGGCACATCAACACCGCGGCCGGCTTCGGGCCGTGGCCGCGCGCGAAGTACTTCATCGATACGCTCGTCCATTGCGCGGCACCGCTGCGCTTTCGCGACGCGGACGACGGCTTCGAAACCGCGCTCGTCGACCGCGCGCTCGCGCACGCGGTCTGA
- a CDS encoding 2-hydroxyacid dehydrogenase, giving the protein MKILFHSPHQEAAAWRDQIAHALPEAELRAWQPGDTAAADYALVWRAPREFFAPRDGLRAIFNLGAGVDALLALEHAHPGTLPRHVPLVRLEDSGMAQQMVEYVTHAVLRYLRRFDEYEVLQRERRWQPLEPHARASFIVAVLGLGVLGAQVARALAALGLPVRGYSRSAKQLDGVTTFAGDGAFDACIDGAKVLVNLLPSTPDTDGILASLTFALLAPGAYVVNVARGAHLVEADLLDALASGQIAAATLDVFHREPLPEDHPFWHAPRITITPHSSAETLRDEAIAQIAGKIRALERGERIGGIVDYARGY; this is encoded by the coding sequence ATGAAGATCCTGTTCCATTCCCCGCACCAGGAAGCCGCCGCGTGGCGCGACCAGATCGCGCATGCGCTGCCGGAAGCCGAACTGCGCGCGTGGCAGCCGGGCGACACGGCCGCCGCCGACTACGCGCTCGTCTGGCGCGCGCCGCGCGAATTCTTCGCCCCGCGCGACGGCCTGCGCGCGATCTTCAACCTCGGCGCCGGCGTCGACGCGCTGCTCGCGCTCGAGCACGCGCATCCGGGCACGCTGCCGCGCCACGTGCCGCTCGTGCGGCTCGAGGATTCGGGCATGGCGCAGCAGATGGTCGAATACGTGACGCACGCGGTGCTGCGCTACCTGCGCCGCTTCGACGAATACGAAGTGCTGCAGCGCGAGCGCCGCTGGCAACCGCTCGAACCGCATGCGCGCGCCAGCTTCATCGTCGCCGTGCTCGGCCTCGGCGTGCTCGGCGCGCAGGTCGCGCGCGCGCTCGCCGCGCTCGGCCTGCCCGTGCGCGGCTACAGCCGCAGCGCGAAGCAGCTCGACGGCGTGACGACCTTCGCGGGCGACGGCGCATTCGATGCGTGCATCGACGGCGCGAAGGTGCTCGTCAACCTGCTGCCGAGCACGCCCGACACCGACGGCATCCTGGCGTCGCTCACGTTCGCACTGCTCGCGCCCGGCGCGTATGTCGTCAACGTCGCGCGCGGCGCGCATCTCGTCGAAGCCGACCTGCTCGACGCGCTCGCGAGCGGCCAGATCGCCGCCGCGACGCTCGACGTGTTCCACCGCGAGCCGCTGCCGGAAGACCATCCGTTCTGGCACGCGCCGCGCATTACGATCACGCCGCACAGCTCGGCCGAGACATTGCGCGACGAAGCCATCGCCCAGATCGCCGGCAAGATCCGCGCACTGGAGCGCGGCGAGCGCATCGGCGGCATCGTCGACTACGCACGCGGCTACTGA
- a CDS encoding hydroxymethylglutaryl-CoA lyase, whose translation MTFPTAVKIVEVGPRDGLQNEKTFVPTDVKIALVDRLSHAGFRNVEAASFVSPKWVPQMADGADVMAGIERRAGTVYSVLTPNLKGFENAVAARADEVVIFGAASEAFSQRNINCSIAESIARFEPVAKAAKDAGLRLRGSVSCTLGCPYQGDVPVASVVDVVERFAALGCDEIDIADTIGVGTPKRTREVLAAVTRVFPRERLSGHFHDTYGQALANIYAALFEGIEIFHASVAGLGGCPYAKGATGNVATEDVLYLMQGLGIDTGIDLAQVVAAGDFISNAIGRANVSRAGRALLAKAQSAADAANCV comes from the coding sequence ATGACGTTCCCCACCGCCGTCAAGATCGTCGAAGTCGGCCCGCGCGACGGGCTGCAGAACGAGAAGACCTTCGTGCCGACCGACGTGAAGATCGCGCTCGTCGACCGCCTGTCGCACGCCGGCTTCCGCAACGTCGAGGCCGCGTCGTTCGTGTCGCCGAAATGGGTGCCGCAGATGGCCGACGGCGCCGACGTGATGGCCGGCATCGAGCGCCGCGCGGGCACCGTGTATTCGGTGCTCACGCCGAACCTGAAGGGCTTCGAGAATGCGGTCGCGGCGCGCGCGGACGAAGTCGTGATCTTCGGCGCGGCGAGCGAGGCGTTCTCGCAGCGGAACATCAACTGCAGCATCGCCGAGAGCATCGCGCGCTTCGAGCCGGTCGCGAAGGCGGCGAAGGATGCGGGCCTGCGGCTGCGCGGCAGCGTGTCGTGCACGCTCGGCTGCCCGTACCAGGGCGACGTGCCGGTCGCATCGGTCGTCGACGTCGTCGAGCGCTTCGCGGCGCTCGGCTGCGACGAGATCGACATCGCCGACACGATCGGCGTCGGCACGCCGAAGCGCACGCGCGAAGTGCTCGCGGCCGTCACGCGCGTGTTCCCGCGTGAACGCCTGTCGGGCCACTTCCACGACACCTACGGCCAGGCGCTCGCGAACATCTACGCGGCGCTGTTCGAAGGAATCGAGATCTTCCACGCGTCGGTCGCGGGCCTCGGCGGCTGCCCGTACGCGAAAGGCGCGACCGGCAACGTCGCGACCGAGGACGTGCTGTACCTGATGCAGGGCCTCGGCATCGACACCGGCATCGACCTCGCGCAGGTCGTCGCCGCCGGCGACTTCATCTCGAACGCGATCGGCCGCGCGAACGTGTCGCGCGCCGGTCGCGCCCTGCTCGCCAAGGCGCAGAGCGCGGCCGACGCCGCGAACTGCGTATGA
- a CDS encoding YbaK/EbsC family protein — translation MTTPASFDSLPDSARRVALLLRERGHAKGIVMLAETGKTSAEAAAGLGCSVAQIAKSILFRRQSDGAPVLVVASGVNRVDEKKVAAQVGAVGRADAKFVRDHTGYAIGGVCPIGHLVEPVTLIDADLLELDSLWAAAGHPHAVFNLSPNELVSLTGAPVADVALREPA, via the coding sequence ATGACGACACCTGCTTCATTCGATTCCCTCCCCGACTCCGCGCGACGCGTCGCGCTGCTGCTGCGCGAGCGTGGCCATGCGAAAGGCATCGTGATGCTCGCCGAAACCGGCAAGACCTCGGCCGAGGCCGCGGCCGGGCTCGGCTGCTCGGTTGCGCAGATCGCGAAGTCGATCCTGTTTCGCCGCCAGTCGGACGGCGCGCCGGTGCTCGTGGTCGCCAGCGGCGTGAATCGTGTCGACGAGAAGAAGGTCGCCGCGCAAGTCGGCGCGGTTGGCCGCGCGGACGCGAAGTTCGTGCGCGACCACACCGGCTATGCGATCGGCGGCGTGTGCCCGATCGGTCATCTCGTCGAACCCGTCACGCTGATCGACGCCGACCTGCTCGAGCTCGACAGCCTGTGGGCCGCCGCCGGCCATCCGCACGCGGTGTTCAACCTGTCGCCGAACGAACTCGTGTCGCTGACGGGCGCGCCGGTCGCGGACGTCGCGTTGCGGGAGCCCGCATGA
- a CDS encoding DUF1289 domain-containing protein translates to MSDVPVTVPVGTVASPCTDVCRIDPRTDWCAGCLRTRGEIKGWRASDDDARRALLARLDARRRLLARSGA, encoded by the coding sequence ATGAGCGACGTGCCGGTGACGGTGCCGGTCGGCACGGTCGCGTCGCCGTGCACCGACGTATGCCGGATCGATCCGCGCACCGACTGGTGCGCGGGCTGCCTGCGCACGCGCGGCGAGATCAAGGGATGGCGTGCGTCGGACGACGACGCGCGGCGCGCGTTGCTCGCGCGGCTCGATGCGCGGCGGCGTCTGCTGGCGAGAAGCGGCGCATAA
- a CDS encoding DMT family transporter translates to MASNEIRRGAAEMVVAMMMSGTIGWLVMSSQQPLTNVVFFRCLFGAATLAIVCAAFGFLRRALFSPRMLALATLGSVAIVANWLLLFAAYSRASISMATAVYNTQPFMLVALGAIVFRERITASTVAWLALAFVGLVAVVRVEPAVLAVPGEYLEGVALSLGAAFLYAISSIVTKHLKGTPPHLLALLQAGLGVLLLAPFAHFGTLPATAGQWLDLVVLGVVNTGLMYVLLYGAIQKLPTAMTGALSFVYPVVAIVVDHVAFGQTLAWTQVVGALLILLAAAGVNLGWRIVPARRAAVGH, encoded by the coding sequence ATGGCTTCGAATGAAATTCGCCGCGGCGCCGCCGAGATGGTCGTCGCGATGATGATGTCCGGCACGATCGGCTGGCTCGTGATGTCGTCGCAGCAGCCGCTGACGAACGTCGTGTTCTTCCGCTGCCTGTTCGGCGCCGCGACGCTCGCGATCGTCTGCGCGGCGTTCGGGTTCCTGCGCCGTGCACTGTTCTCGCCGCGGATGCTCGCGCTGGCGACCCTCGGCAGCGTCGCGATCGTCGCGAACTGGCTGCTGCTGTTCGCCGCCTATTCGCGCGCGTCGATCTCGATGGCGACCGCCGTCTACAACACGCAGCCGTTCATGCTCGTCGCACTCGGCGCGATCGTGTTCCGCGAGCGGATCACCGCGTCCACCGTCGCGTGGCTCGCGCTCGCCTTCGTCGGGCTCGTCGCCGTGGTGCGCGTCGAGCCGGCCGTGCTCGCGGTGCCGGGCGAATACCTGGAAGGCGTCGCGCTGTCGCTCGGCGCGGCGTTCCTGTATGCGATCTCGTCGATCGTCACGAAGCACCTGAAGGGCACGCCGCCGCATCTGCTCGCGCTGCTGCAGGCCGGCCTCGGGGTCCTGCTGCTCGCGCCGTTCGCGCACTTCGGCACGTTGCCGGCGACCGCCGGGCAGTGGCTCGACCTCGTCGTGCTCGGCGTCGTGAACACCGGTCTGATGTATGTGCTGCTGTACGGCGCGATCCAGAAGCTGCCGACCGCGATGACCGGCGCGCTGTCGTTCGTCTATCCGGTCGTCGCGATCGTCGTCGATCACGTCGCGTTCGGGCAGACGCTCGCGTGGACGCAGGTGGTCGGCGCGCTGCTGATCCTGCTCGCGGCGGCCGGCGTGAATCTCGGCTGGCGCATCGTGCCGGCCCGTCGTGCGGCCGTCGGCCATTGA
- a CDS encoding Lrp/AsnC family transcriptional regulator — translation MPKRLSPPAVASLDATDRAILAALADDARIATSELARQIGLSAPATADRVRRLEAQGVIAAFTVELDPRALGYTLQAIVRVKPLPGQLHLVEEMLRRIPEFVECDKVTGDDCFICRLYLRTIAHLDDILSKVTERAETSTAIVKSTPVPRRLPPLVEDDGAHR, via the coding sequence ATGCCGAAACGCCTTTCCCCGCCCGCCGTCGCGTCGCTCGACGCGACCGACCGCGCGATCCTCGCGGCGCTGGCCGACGACGCGCGCATCGCCACCAGCGAACTCGCCCGGCAGATCGGGCTGTCGGCGCCCGCGACCGCCGACCGCGTGCGGCGGCTCGAGGCGCAAGGCGTGATCGCCGCGTTCACCGTCGAGCTCGACCCGCGCGCGCTCGGCTACACGCTGCAGGCGATCGTTCGCGTGAAGCCGCTGCCCGGCCAGCTGCATCTCGTCGAAGAGATGCTGCGGCGGATTCCCGAATTCGTGGAGTGCGACAAGGTGACCGGCGACGACTGCTTCATCTGCCGGCTCTACCTGCGCACGATCGCGCACCTCGACGACATCCTGTCGAAAGTGACGGAGCGCGCCGAGACGAGCACCGCGATCGTGAAGTCGACGCCGGTGCCGCGCCGGCTGCCGCCGCTCGTCGAGGACGACGGCGCGCACCGCTGA
- a CDS encoding alpha/beta fold hydrolase, with the protein MSFEAFAPFRVTVQDTDIFGVKGGAGPPLLLLHGHPQTHMIWHRVAATLANHFTVIATDLRGYGASGKPPSDAQHVPYSKRAMAADQVAVMRHFGFEHFHVCAHDRGARVAHRLALDHPDAVERMMLLDIAPTLAMYEKTDRAFATAYFHWFFLIQPEPLPETLVGAHTDAYIERVMGNRSAGLAPFAPEALAAYRAALAQPGAVHAMCEDYRASATIDLEHDRADLERGNKVACPLRVLWGENGIVGRCFDPLDEWRRVARDVSGRALECGHYIPEEAPVALIDELLAFFEARDAAA; encoded by the coding sequence ATGTCGTTTGAGGCGTTTGCACCGTTTCGCGTGACGGTGCAGGACACCGACATCTTCGGTGTCAAAGGAGGCGCGGGTCCGCCGCTCCTGTTGCTGCACGGACATCCGCAAACCCATATGATCTGGCATCGCGTTGCGGCGACGCTCGCGAATCATTTCACGGTGATCGCCACCGACCTGCGCGGGTACGGCGCGTCGGGCAAGCCGCCGAGCGACGCGCAGCACGTGCCGTATTCGAAACGGGCGATGGCGGCCGACCAGGTCGCCGTGATGCGGCATTTCGGCTTCGAGCACTTCCATGTGTGCGCGCACGATCGCGGCGCGCGGGTCGCGCACCGGCTCGCGCTCGATCATCCGGACGCCGTCGAGCGGATGATGCTGCTCGACATCGCACCGACGCTCGCGATGTACGAGAAAACCGATCGCGCGTTCGCGACCGCATATTTCCACTGGTTCTTCCTGATCCAGCCGGAGCCGTTGCCCGAGACGCTGGTCGGTGCGCATACCGATGCGTACATCGAGCGCGTGATGGGCAACCGGTCCGCCGGGCTGGCGCCGTTCGCGCCCGAGGCGCTCGCCGCGTACCGCGCCGCGCTCGCGCAGCCGGGCGCCGTGCATGCGATGTGCGAGGACTACCGCGCGTCCGCGACGATCGATCTCGAGCACGATCGGGCGGATCTCGAGCGCGGCAACAAGGTCGCGTGTCCGCTGCGCGTGCTGTGGGGCGAGAACGGGATCGTCGGCCGCTGCTTCGATCCGCTCGACGAATGGCGCCGTGTCGCGCGCGACGTCAGCGGCCGCGCGCTCGAGTGCGGGCACTACATTCCGGAAGAGGCGCCCGTCGCGCTGATCGACGAACTGCTGGCGTTCTTCGAGGCGCGCGACGCGGCTGCCTGA